A region of the Chloroflexota bacterium genome:
GTCTTTCGTCTTTGGCTCGTTGTTTGGCAGCGCGTACGAAGAGCCCGCGCACGAAGTCGTATTGAAAGACGGCAACATCGAGATTCGCAGGTACGAGCCGTACGTGGTTGCTGAGATTTCTGCTACCGGGTCGTTCGACCGGGCGACGAATAGTTCCTTCAGTCCGCTGTTCAGGTATATATCGGGCAATAATCGCAGCCGCGAGAACATTGACATGACCACGCCGGTATTGGTGGAACCTTCCGGTCGGGCAAAATCGGAAAAGCTCGCCATGACGGTGCCGGTCTTGGTGGAGCCGAGAGCCACCGGTGAAAGCGCGGACGGACAGAGGCTGGCCGGAGCAGAGATTGAAGCCTGGACGATGGCGTTTGTGCTCCCCGCGGGCTACACGGCCGAGACGGCTCCCCTCCCCACCAATAGTAGCGTGACAATTCGCGAGATTGCAGCGCGCGAGGTCGCCAGCATTCGCTTCAACGGGAGGCTGTCGAACCAGAGCGCCGAGACCCAGCGGGCAAAACTGGAATACTGGCTGCACGCACAAGGTCTGGAGCACCAAGGCGATTGGAGAATTGCGACGTATGATCCTCCGTTCACCATTCCCTGGTTCCGCCGCAACGAGGTGCTGGTAACGTTGCGCTAGGCAATTGACAGTTGCAGACAACAAGCCTGCCGCCCCGCCGCTGCCGATTGTCCGGGCGGTA
Encoded here:
- a CDS encoding heme-binding protein; this encodes MALVFVLLLGSGVFFLRSFVFGSLFGSAYEEPAHEVVLKDGNIEIRRYEPYVVAEISATGSFDRATNSSFSPLFRYISGNNRSRENIDMTTPVLVEPSGRAKSEKLAMTVPVLVEPRATGESADGQRLAGAEIEAWTMAFVLPAGYTAETAPLPTNSSVTIREIAAREVASIRFNGRLSNQSAETQRAKLEYWLHAQGLEHQGDWRIATYDPPFTIPWFRRNEVLVTLR